The following DNA comes from Simkania negevensis Z.
GCACATTTTGAAACAGAAAAAGAGCTTCCTTCTACATTTTTAGATGACGCCAATAGTAAACTCCCCTCAGAAATCCGCCTGTTATCTATAGAAAAAGTCGAAGCAAACTTTCATGCACGCTTTAGCGCCGTGCAAAAAACCTACCACTATCACATTTCGACTGCACCCGTATTAAGCCCCTTTGAATGCCGTTACCGGACCCATCTTTACTATGAAATGGACCTCGAAAATCTTCAACAAGCTCTGAAATATTTTATTGGCACTCACGACTTTTCCTCATTTGCAAATGAACGGGGCACCCCCTGTTCCCCCATCAAAACCCTCCATGCACTAAACTATGTTCCCGAAGGAGATGGTAAATTTCGTCTTGAATTTACCGGAAATGGATTTCTCTACAAGATGGTCCGTAATCTCGTAGGAACGCTCGTTTATGTTGCTCGCGGCAAGCTTTCTCTCAAAGAACTCTCAGATCTTATCGAAGCAAAAAATCGGCGCCTCGCGCCTCCTCCCGCCCCTCCACAAGGTTTGTTTCTAACGTCTGTAGAATATAAATAATATTTTAATTTATGATTACTATTAACAATAATTACCCTCTTTATTATTATTGTTATTTCAAAACAAAAGG
Coding sequences within:
- the truA gene encoding tRNA pseudouridine(38-40) synthase TruA, with the protein product MSKYKITLSYDGYPFGGWQIQPNTSSIQGHLQQVFELLIGEPITVIGSGRTDAGVHAKKQVAHFETEKELPSTFLDDANSKLPSEIRLLSIEKVEANFHARFSAVQKTYHYHISTAPVLSPFECRYRTHLYYEMDLENLQQALKYFIGTHDFSSFANERGTPCSPIKTLHALNYVPEGDGKFRLEFTGNGFLYKMVRNLVGTLVYVARGKLSLKELSDLIEAKNRRLAPPPAPPQGLFLTSVEYK